Proteins from one Patagioenas fasciata isolate bPatFas1 chromosome 6, bPatFas1.hap1, whole genome shotgun sequence genomic window:
- the C6H1orf210 gene encoding type III endosome membrane protein TEMP — protein sequence MAPACLLGVCSLLCAWSVVTGHPCSLDHQGWANCSGKSLLHAPSSLPSNVTDLDLSFNNLVMPRHGTLLMHFPSLHSLNLSSNALLALSPAVFSNLRALRLLDLSSCSITYLHTDAFKGLGNLHTLLLRNNSLQEVEVPLFLPLKALFHLDLQHNALESLDALSLQLMEAVLQVRLEGNPWVCDCSAHPLQQWLWRRQAVQVTCASPPGLRGSEVAALDFQDLGCQMKQRFPRGVSTVQQVTVTHSNATTPPARKGGRSWPYLVGFLVAAIAISILIALAAKCKLFHKNLASYRHRPLPETSSIGGSPMEDGSTWDRGFSGQGASESHPMPGAADLQAEDDDGFIEDNYIQPSEHLPEEEERESHLSI from the exons ATGGCTCCTGCCTGCCTGCTCGGGGTCTGCAGCCTCCTCTGCGCTTGGTCGGTGGTGACAGGACACCCCTGCAGCCTTGACCACCAG ggatggGCCAATTGCAGTGGGAAGAGCCTCCTGCACGCTCCAAGTTCCCTTCCAAGCAACGTCACCGATTTGGACCTCTCCTTCAACAACTTGGTCATGCCCCGTCATGGGACTCTCTTGATGCATTTCCCTTCCCTGCACTCCCTCAACCTCTCTAGCAATGCCCTGCTGGCACTGAGCCCAGCAGTCTTCTCCAACCTCAGGGCACTGCGCTTGCTGGACCTGAGCAGCTGCAGCATCACCTACCTTCACACGGACGCTTTCAAGGGCTTGGGAAACTTGCACACATTGCTCCTAAGAAATAACAGTCTGCAAGAGGTTGAGGTCCCTCTCTTCCTGCCGCTGAAGGCTCTTTTCCACCTGGATCTGCAGCACAACGCGCTGGAGTCTCTGGACGCCCTGAGCCTGCAGCTGATGGAGGCAGTCCTGCAGGTCCGGCTGGAAGGGAACCCCTGGGTCTGCGACTGCAGCGCACACCCTCTGCAGCAGTGGCTGTGGCGCAGGCAAG CTGTACAGGTGACCTGCGCATCacccccggggctgcggggctcGGAGGTCGCAGCTCTGGATTTCCAGGACCTGGGCTGCCAGATGAAGCAGCGGTTTCCTCGGGGAGTGAGCACAGTGCAGCAGGTCACAGTGACCCACAGCAATG CCACCACACCACCTgccaggaagggaggaaggagctgGCCATACCTGGTGGGCTTCCTGGTGGCAGCAATCGCCATCTCCATCCTGATTGCACTGGCTGCCAAGTGCAAGCTCTTCCACAAGAACTTGGCCAGCTACCGCCACCGGCCGCTGCCTGAAACCAGCTCGATTGGAGGCAGCCCCATGGAGGATGGCAGCACCTGGGACAGGGGCTTCTCAGGCCAGGGGGCCAGCGAGAGCCACCCCATGCCCGGTGCTGCTGACCTGCAAGCTGAGGATGACGACGGCTTCATTGAGGACAACTACATCCAGCCAAGCGAGCATCTTCCAGAGGAGGAGGAGCGGGAGTCACACCTCTCCATCTGA
- the TMEM125 gene encoding transmembrane protein 125, whose protein sequence is MPELAEMSTPRTPADVDHIQRNILDEHVELWWFQDPKKSILCYGMAVMLILACGIGGIILLYSTSSRSGEWRLAVGTTLCLLALLVLLKQLLSSAIQDMNCIRSRDQIELLKSGGFSDCLVLLLSALVLLICGVVLTTLSTTTMQLSPARPLASMFTSGVVLLTAGSAILLCLLLYLLCTSCRRAAPGSLETGEIRVFTISGRLTANRRLPPTSSMANLI, encoded by the coding sequence ATGCCAGAGCTGGCAGAGATGAGCACCCCCCGCACCCCTGCAGACGTGGATCACATCCAGAGGAATATCCTGGATGAGCACGTGGAGCTCTGGTGGTTCCAGGACCCCAAGAAGTCCATCCTGTGCTATGGGATGGCTGTGATGCTGATCCTGGCTTGCGGGATCGGGGGCATCATCCTGCTGTATAGCACGAGCAGCCGCTCTGGGGAGTGGCGGCTGGCGGTGGGCACCACGCTCTGCCTCCTGGCCCTGCTTgtgctgctgaagcagctgctgagctcTGCAATCCAGGACATGAACTGCATCCGCAGTCGGGATCAGATCGAGCTCCTGAAGAGCGGAGGATTCTCAGACTGCTTGGTGCTGCTGCTCAGCGCCCTGGTGCTGCTTATCTGTGGGGTCGTGCTCACCACACTGTCCACCACGACCatgcagctcagccctgcccggCCACTGGCCAGCATGTTCACCAGTGGGGTTGTCCTCCTGACTGCTGGCAGTGCCATCCTCCTCTGCCTGCTGCTCTACCTGCTCTGCACCTCCTGCCGCCGGGCTGCTCCTGGGAGCCTGGAGACTGGCGAGATCCGTGTCTTCACCATCTCCGGCCGCCTCACTGCAAACAGGCGGCTTCCTCCCACCTCCAGCATGGCGAACCTCATCTGA